From Salarias fasciatus chromosome 5, fSalaFa1.1, whole genome shotgun sequence, a single genomic window includes:
- the utp3 gene encoding something about silencing protein 10: MVRAKRGKPVKTPKKTEQFQEDDPEAYSSMPVPDKKSAQYTKDKIDQFHDEKIANLLARGVQVDSDMEEMDDEEEVMALDDSESEDEEEEEEEEELEEEGTDMESDLEGKKEDDLPNEMAWGKKKKMFYDSDYGAIKGKSQEDVEAEEQEEEEEAKNIQKRLAANLSEEDYDLNFFQEFAVDEKEEEEKIKTAEKKERIVKDLKQMSQKEKMKLLKKESPELLELIQDFKAKLTELKDEVQPLVQMVKDGKIPAGKGADYLRTKQQLYLNYCTNISFYLVLKAKRIPAHHHPVIERLLTYRNLINELGAVDARLAPQFRKLLAGDSDKPTGKPNEGKKTGVSSRKQKESGEVEEAEEEEEEDSDLDEEAALRFYRDVEERLKRKRKSNKPEAAELEEDGDEDELDADEKRGITYQMAKNKGLTPKRKKMDRNPRVKHRHKFRRAVIRRKGQVREVRREETRYSGELSGIRAGIKKSIKLK, from the exons aAATCTGCACAGTACACAAAAGACAAAATCGACCAGTTTCACGATGAGAAGATTGCG AACCTTCTGGCCCGCGGCGTTCAGGTGGACAGCGATATGGAGGAAATGGACGACGAG gaggaggtgatggCGCTGGACGATTCAGAGTcagaagacgaggaggaggaggaggaggaagaggaactggaggaagaggggaCAGACATGGAGAGCGATCTCGAGGGGAAAAAGGAGGACG atcTTCCCAACGAAATGGCGTGgggcaagaagaagaaaatgttctACGACTCGGATTACGGCGCCATCA AGGGGAAATCGCAGGAGGACGTAGAAGCTGAGgaacaagaggaagaggaggaagccaAAAACATCCAGAAACGTTTAGCTGCAAATCTGAGCGAGGAAGACTACGATTTAAACTTCTTTCAG GAGTTTGCAGTGGacgagaaagaagaagaggagaaaattaagACTGCAGAGAAGAAGGAGAGGATCGTGAAAGACCTGAAGCAGATGTCTCAGAAAGAGAAGATGAAGCTTTTAAAGAAGGAGTCaccggagctgctggagctcattCAGGACTTCAAGGCCAAG CTGACGGAGCTGAAAGACGAGGTGCAGCCGCTGGTTCAGATGGTGAAAGACGGAAAGATCCCAGCAGGGAAG ggTGCAGACTACCTGAGGACCAAACAGCAGCTTTACCTGAA CTACTGCACCAACATCAGCTTCTACCTGGTGCTGAAGGCCAAGCGGATCCCGGCTCACCACCACCCCGTCATCGAGAGGCTGCTCACCTACAGGAAT CTCATCAATGAACTGGGTGCGGTGGACGCTCGGTTAGCGCCGCAGTTCCGTAAGCTGCTGGCGGGCGACAGCGACAAACCAACCGGTAAACCGAACGAAGGGAAGAAGACCGGAGTCTCCAGCAGGAAACAAAAG GAGTCGGGAGAGGTCGaagaggccgaggaggaggaggaggaggactccgACCTGGACGAGGAGGCGGCGCTGCGTTTCTACAGAGACGTGGAGGAGCggctgaagaggaagaggaagagcaacaAGCCGGAGGCCGCAGA gctggaggaggatggagacgaGGATGAGCTGGATGCAGATGAGAAGAGAGGAATCACCTACCAG ATGGCGAAGAACAAAGGGCTGACTccgaagaggaagaagatggaCCGCAATCCCAGAGTCAAGCACAGACACAAGTTCAGACGTGCCGTCATCCGCAGGAAGGGACAG GTACGGGAGGTCCGCCGGGAGGAGACCAGGTACAGCGGAGAGCTGTCTGGAATCCGAGCTGGAATCAAGAAGAGCATCAAACTCAAGTAA
- the ppcs gene encoding phosphopantothenate--cysteine ligase has protein sequence MAEPRISSSIDGKLAEEFAVPSHVEEVKEKMTAFAAFHAAAGRRVVLITSGGTKVPLESRTVRFLDNFSSGRRGAASAEYFMDSGYAVVFLHRHRSLYPYARMFLSMNMLDALQFRDLDGAPGSSGEVLVDQRVLPNIGRVLKRYHEVKEGKLLLPVEFSTLSEYLHLLKAAAQALSTIGAKAMFYLAAAVSDFYIPASEMPEHKIQSSNGPLQLSMKMVPKILSPLVKDWAPQAFVTSFKLETDASILLDKARRALDTYRHQAVVANVLDSRRGYVVVVTPDAQAELLLSEDDVKNEVEIEERIVANLTSAHDKFVSEQAG, from the exons ATGGCTGAACCCAGAATATCCTCCTCCATCGACGGGAAGTTAGCCGAGGAGTTTGCCGTTCCCTCCCATGTGGAGGAAGTCAAGGAGAAGATGACGGCGTTCGCTGCCTTCCACGCGGCCGCTGGCCGCAGGGTGGTCCTCATCACCTCGGGAGGCACCAAGGTTCCCCTGGAGTCCCGCACGGTCCGTTTCCTGGACAACTTCAGCAGCGGCAGACGAGGAGCCGCCTCGGCGGAGTACTTCATGGACTCCGGCTACGCCGTGGTTTTCCTGCACAGGCACCGCTCCCTCTACCCCTACGCCAGGATGTTCTTGAGCATGAACATGCTGGACGCCCTGCAGTTCAGGGATTTGGACGGCGCGCCGGGGAGCTCGGGGGAGGTGCTGGTGGACCAGCGGGTTCTCCCCAACATTGGCAGAGTGCTGAAGCGATACCACGAGGTGAAAGAGGGGAAGCTTCTGCTGCCCGTGGAGTTCAGCACCCTGTCGGAGTATCTGCAtctcctgaaagcagcagctcaggCACTCAGTACCATCG GAGCAAAGGCCATGTTTTAtctggcagcagctgtgtccGATTTCTACATCCCAGCGTCCGAGATGCCCGAGCACAAGATCCAGTCTTCCAACGGGCCGCTTCAA cTCAGCATGAAGATGGTCCCTAAGATCCTGTCCCCCCTGGTGAAGGACTGGGCTCCTCAGGCCTTCGTCACGTCCTTCAAGCTGGAGACGGACGCCAGCATCCTGCTGGACAAGGCCCGCCGGGCTCTGGACACCTACAGGCACCAGGCGGTGGTGGCCAACGTGCTGGACTCCCGGCGGGGCTACGTGGTGGTGGTGACCCCCGACGCTCAggccgagctgctgctcagcgaGGACGACGTGAAGAACGAGGTGGAGATCGAGGAGAGGATCGTCGCCAACCTCACGTCGGCGCACGACAAGTTCGTAAGCGAACAGGCGGGCTGA